In a genomic window of Cystobacter fuscus DSM 2262:
- a CDS encoding glycoside hydrolase family 16 protein, with protein MERGFVGRGQGRRGWLACVVGLSGVLGLGCEPEQVQEGAPDELQSSTAAATGNLFANGGFETDLQGWKTWQASLSRVSLSTGAPEGGHVVKVTPTAGTSGGYSLEASSSVASPAALGTYSVSASVAAASTSAVGKTVILALRETDANGVVRVWEQTATLTQAFQRITVSATVEQTGRSLAFYIFQTGSGASDAFYADDLLATAPGTPAGWRLVFQDDFSGSAVDTTQWGMYDSPGHDGNGLRRPSAFSVANGLLTVTAQMVNGTLVSGGMAHRSNYKYGRFEFRVRTEPDPSGATSGVVLTWPQTGNWPTDGENDIYETGTGTSRASFSTFIHYGADNRQYYYKHAVDATQWHIVAMEWEANALRIYRDGALVWTLTDANAIPDVAHHLCIQLDAFRTTMGAPVKMYVDWAKIYQR; from the coding sequence ATGGAGCGAGGCTTCGTGGGACGAGGACAGGGGCGGCGTGGGTGGCTGGCCTGCGTGGTGGGCCTGAGCGGGGTGCTGGGGCTGGGCTGTGAACCGGAGCAGGTCCAGGAGGGTGCGCCGGACGAATTGCAGTCGAGCACGGCGGCCGCGACGGGCAATCTGTTCGCCAACGGCGGCTTCGAGACGGATCTGCAAGGCTGGAAGACGTGGCAGGCGAGCCTGTCGCGGGTCTCCCTGTCCACGGGCGCGCCCGAGGGTGGCCATGTGGTGAAGGTCACGCCCACGGCCGGGACGAGTGGAGGGTATTCACTCGAGGCCTCGTCGAGCGTGGCGTCTCCCGCCGCATTGGGCACGTACTCGGTGAGCGCCTCGGTCGCCGCCGCGAGCACGAGCGCGGTGGGCAAGACGGTGATCCTCGCGCTGCGCGAGACGGACGCCAACGGAGTCGTCCGGGTGTGGGAGCAGACGGCGACGCTGACGCAGGCCTTCCAGCGCATCACCGTCTCGGCCACGGTCGAGCAGACGGGCCGGAGCCTGGCCTTCTACATCTTCCAGACGGGCAGTGGGGCGAGCGATGCCTTCTACGCGGATGACCTTCTCGCCACCGCGCCGGGCACGCCCGCGGGCTGGCGGCTCGTCTTCCAGGATGACTTCTCGGGGAGCGCGGTCGATACCACGCAGTGGGGCATGTACGACTCGCCCGGGCATGACGGCAATGGCTTGCGCCGTCCGAGCGCGTTCAGCGTGGCCAACGGCCTGTTGACGGTCACCGCGCAGATGGTCAACGGCACGCTCGTGTCGGGTGGCATGGCGCACAGGTCGAACTACAAGTATGGCCGCTTCGAGTTCCGCGTGCGCACCGAGCCGGACCCCAGCGGCGCGACCAGTGGCGTGGTGCTCACCTGGCCCCAGACTGGCAACTGGCCCACGGATGGGGAGAACGACATCTACGAGACGGGCACCGGCACGAGCCGCGCCAGCTTCAGCACGTTCATCCACTACGGCGCGGACAATCGTCAGTACTATTACAAGCACGCCGTGGACGCGACCCAATGGCATATCGTCGCGATGGAGTGGGAGGCCAATGCCCTGCGCATCTACCGTGACGGGGCGCTGGTCTGGACGCTCACGGATGCCAATGCCATTCCCGACGTGGCGCATCACCTGTGCATCCAGCTCGACGCCTTCCGCACCACCATGGGGGCTCCGGTGAAGATGTACGTGGACTGGGCGAAGATCTACCAGCGCTGA
- a CDS encoding putative metal-binding motif-containing protein, with translation MNRAVLLLLFVVAGCTREEAVQAIIQLDPALSASCIFLEVHTPEGKIVESRPLARPEDQELRVVVIRKGLPANVQLQARALWGKNGCDEKPFYNGRSEPVDVHFEPEAQTVTLTLSPPSDSEDEDRDGFVAAELGGADCDDKEAKRRPQVQELCDASDDLNCDGWRGCDDSTCSGKTCSRAPTSLVFSSPELTTIAGQCSASVTVERHYADGIPAQAGFSTPITLASTFGPGVTFHSDPTCTSSPPSSIPAGKSSVTFFVRSTTIGTGELRASSSALPRQATLTHTLLPGPATKLAFTTPSTTNQAGDCSPVSLEWRDAFDNLTSGTLANLSLSISPTPTNTAEAALYQDAGCTQALNLGAQLPAISSLYFRGTRATTFTLAAKLNGTSQPVQEVRTVKPLPASKLTLSPSGGQTLLAGQCSAPVNFRITDKYDNLSSLPAGQLLSLSTTPAASFEVFWDAGCEGSKKLDKEFDPRGTAEGSMSFKIKTGGPVELKLSGAAVGEAKQTHTIVPVVRRGSCQMAEGKKEENCPISSPSNTTVPVNLSRSFLVFQATTNNEEPINSFVRCSLGTANITCKRNGNTGAATIDWQVVELHEGLAVQHLQNIACTQPPPRLSTSVDISKNFVLFSSSQDGAEVDSNDFPVVRLASAGGNNNVGALIADDCNTNHLFTFQVVEFTGSDVQRDLTDAMPANSGALTVTGLPTTDLTRSILLSTWQVSSAGADIYKRMVRGEIDQSNTTQLLFRRGDGTAITTADIPQISWERITFPTGTLVQTHVLTVNDGAASNSAPLATPVDATRTLLLTSSQAGGQGAGETSFGANDILGVATGRLSLTGNQLSVTRDAPNGSTRWTAYAIQFEP, from the coding sequence ATGAACCGAGCTGTCCTCCTGCTGCTCTTCGTAGTCGCCGGCTGCACACGAGAAGAAGCCGTCCAGGCCATCATCCAACTCGACCCCGCGCTGTCCGCGAGCTGCATCTTCCTCGAAGTGCACACTCCCGAGGGGAAGATCGTCGAGTCCAGACCCTTGGCCCGCCCGGAGGATCAAGAGCTGCGCGTGGTGGTCATCCGGAAGGGCCTTCCGGCGAACGTGCAGCTTCAGGCGCGTGCTCTCTGGGGGAAAAACGGCTGTGACGAAAAGCCGTTCTACAATGGGCGCAGCGAGCCGGTCGACGTGCACTTCGAGCCGGAGGCCCAAACCGTCACGCTGACCCTGTCGCCGCCGAGCGACTCCGAGGACGAGGATCGCGATGGCTTCGTCGCGGCCGAGCTGGGTGGGGCGGACTGCGATGACAAGGAGGCGAAGCGTCGGCCCCAGGTCCAGGAACTGTGCGACGCGAGCGACGACCTCAACTGCGATGGCTGGCGCGGCTGTGACGACAGCACCTGCTCGGGCAAGACGTGTAGCCGGGCCCCCACCTCGCTCGTCTTCAGCTCACCGGAGCTGACGACGATAGCGGGTCAGTGCTCGGCCTCGGTAACCGTGGAGCGTCACTACGCCGATGGGATACCCGCCCAAGCCGGCTTCTCCACGCCCATCACCCTGGCGAGCACGTTTGGCCCCGGCGTGACCTTCCACTCGGACCCCACTTGCACCTCGTCGCCTCCCTCCTCCATTCCCGCGGGCAAAAGCAGCGTCACCTTCTTCGTGCGCAGCACCACGATCGGCACGGGAGAGCTGAGGGCCAGCTCTTCCGCACTGCCGCGGCAGGCGACCCTGACCCATACCCTACTTCCCGGGCCTGCGACGAAGCTCGCCTTCACCACCCCGAGCACCACCAACCAGGCGGGGGACTGTTCTCCCGTCTCCCTCGAGTGGCGCGATGCGTTCGACAACCTCACTTCCGGAACACTCGCCAACCTCAGCCTCTCCATCAGCCCGACGCCCACCAACACCGCGGAAGCCGCGCTCTACCAGGATGCGGGCTGCACCCAGGCCCTGAACCTCGGCGCCCAGCTCCCAGCCATCTCCTCGTTGTATTTCCGAGGCACCCGCGCGACCACCTTCACCCTCGCGGCCAAGCTCAACGGGACGTCCCAGCCAGTGCAAGAGGTCCGGACCGTGAAACCCCTGCCCGCCTCGAAGCTCACCTTGTCGCCCTCGGGCGGACAAACCCTGTTGGCCGGGCAATGCTCCGCCCCAGTCAACTTCCGCATCACCGACAAATACGATAACCTCTCGTCCCTCCCCGCGGGCCAGTTGCTCTCCTTGTCCACCACTCCCGCCGCGAGCTTCGAGGTGTTCTGGGATGCGGGATGTGAGGGTTCAAAGAAACTGGACAAGGAGTTCGACCCTCGAGGAACCGCGGAGGGGTCCATGTCTTTCAAGATCAAGACGGGTGGCCCGGTGGAACTCAAGCTGAGCGGGGCGGCGGTGGGAGAGGCGAAGCAAACCCACACCATCGTCCCCGTGGTGAGGCGCGGCTCGTGCCAGATGGCGGAGGGTAAGAAGGAAGAGAACTGCCCCATCAGTAGCCCCAGCAACACGACGGTCCCCGTCAACCTGTCTCGCAGCTTCCTCGTCTTCCAGGCCACCACCAACAACGAGGAGCCCATCAACTCCTTCGTCCGGTGCTCGCTGGGGACCGCCAACATCACCTGCAAACGGAACGGCAACACGGGAGCAGCGACTATCGACTGGCAGGTGGTGGAGCTCCACGAAGGCCTGGCTGTCCAGCATCTGCAAAATATAGCGTGCACCCAGCCCCCTCCCCGCCTCTCCACGTCAGTCGACATCTCGAAGAACTTCGTGCTCTTCAGTTCTTCCCAAGATGGGGCCGAGGTGGACTCTAACGACTTCCCTGTGGTCCGGCTCGCCAGCGCTGGTGGCAACAACAATGTCGGCGCATTGATAGCCGATGACTGCAACACGAACCACCTCTTCACCTTCCAAGTGGTCGAATTCACCGGCAGCGACGTGCAGCGAGACCTCACGGACGCGATGCCTGCCAATAGCGGAGCGCTGACGGTGACAGGTCTGCCCACCACGGACCTCACCCGTTCCATCTTGCTGTCCACCTGGCAGGTCAGCAGCGCGGGCGCGGACATCTACAAACGGATGGTCCGGGGGGAGATCGATCAATCGAACACCACCCAGTTGCTCTTCCGTCGAGGGGACGGTACCGCCATCACCACCGCCGACATTCCCCAAATCTCCTGGGAACGCATTACCTTCCCCACGGGCACACTCGTCCAGACGCACGTGTTGACGGTGAATGATGGCGCGGCGAGCAACAGCGCCCCCCTCGCCACGCCAGTGGATGCGACCCGGACGCTGCTGCTCACCAGTTCCCAGGCGGGCGGACAGGGCGCTGGCGAGACCTCGTTCGGCGCGAACGACATCCTGGGCGTGGCCACCGGCAGACTGTCCCTCACCGGCAACCAGCTCTCGGTGACCAGGGATGCTCCCAACGGGAGCACGAGATGGACGGCCTACGCCATCCAGTTCGAGCCCTGA